A section of the Gloeobacter violaceus PCC 7421 genome encodes:
- a CDS encoding peptide ABC transporter substrate-binding protein: protein MLIRSNRRDLLRSGLLLAPLLAGCSRTPSSYFGKTTPPTRDRVRIGNAAEPRSLDPHKVEGALGELNLCMALFEGLTEYHPRTLRPLPALALRWHSEDNARVWIFNLRAGARWSDDSPCTAADFVYSWRRALDPNTGCPYANVLYYLKNARAINEEKLPADALGVSAPDPLTLRIEMEGPTAFFPLLSAFFVYRPVPAQAIARHGDCWARPGKMISNGAFVLAAHRPYDEIRVVRSETYWDRSRVRLAEASFLPVVDGSQNVNLYQAGELDVTVGGVLPRPLLPALRQYRDYHTDGRFITYYLSFNCSRLPFDRQGARATLSNAVEREDLALRYLKGDAVPASSFVPPGIPGYGGPGALRPAGESNPPERFTIHCANREPDRTVAAVLQSVWKRRLGVAPEVSTEELQTFLARIRRHDYDVAVSRWGGDYLDPTTFLDLYDGPTPKNYPNWLDPVYQLLLARARREGDPVRRYRLLAQAEARLLSEAPIAPLFHTGLEYLQKPWLVGWEPNLQDLHPLKYVAVDRRWRGS from the coding sequence ATGCTTATCCGTTCGAACCGCCGCGACCTATTGCGCTCCGGCCTGCTGCTCGCTCCGCTGTTGGCAGGCTGCAGTCGGACGCCCTCCTCCTACTTCGGCAAAACCACACCGCCCACCCGCGACCGGGTGCGCATCGGCAACGCCGCCGAACCGCGCTCGCTCGACCCGCACAAAGTCGAAGGGGCGCTGGGCGAACTGAATTTGTGCATGGCACTTTTTGAAGGACTCACCGAGTACCATCCGCGCACCCTCAGACCCCTGCCGGCCCTGGCACTGCGCTGGCACTCCGAAGACAACGCCCGGGTGTGGATTTTTAATTTGCGGGCGGGGGCGCGCTGGAGCGACGATAGTCCCTGCACGGCCGCGGATTTTGTCTACAGCTGGCGGCGGGCGCTCGATCCGAATACCGGCTGCCCCTACGCCAACGTGCTTTACTACCTCAAGAACGCCCGGGCGATCAACGAGGAGAAATTGCCTGCAGACGCCCTCGGGGTAAGCGCACCGGACCCGCTTACCCTGCGCATCGAAATGGAAGGACCGACGGCGTTTTTTCCGCTGCTGTCGGCGTTTTTTGTCTACCGCCCGGTGCCAGCCCAGGCGATTGCCCGCCACGGTGATTGCTGGGCAAGACCCGGCAAGATGATCAGCAACGGCGCATTTGTGCTGGCGGCCCACCGCCCCTACGACGAAATTCGGGTGGTGCGCTCCGAAACCTACTGGGATCGCTCCCGGGTGCGTCTGGCGGAAGCGTCCTTTTTGCCCGTTGTGGACGGCTCCCAGAACGTTAATCTCTACCAGGCGGGCGAACTGGACGTGACGGTGGGGGGGGTGTTGCCCCGGCCGCTATTGCCCGCCCTGCGCCAGTACCGCGACTACCACACCGACGGCCGCTTTATCACCTATTACTTGAGCTTCAACTGCAGCCGGCTGCCTTTCGACCGCCAGGGCGCGCGCGCCACCTTAAGCAATGCCGTCGAGCGCGAAGATCTGGCGCTGCGCTATCTCAAGGGCGACGCCGTACCGGCGAGCAGTTTCGTGCCGCCGGGCATCCCCGGCTACGGCGGCCCCGGTGCGCTGCGCCCTGCAGGTGAGAGCAACCCGCCCGAGCGCTTCACCATCCACTGCGCCAACCGCGAGCCCGACCGGACGGTGGCAGCCGTGCTGCAGAGCGTCTGGAAGCGGCGTTTGGGGGTGGCTCCCGAGGTCAGTACCGAGGAGCTGCAAACTTTCCTGGCGCGCATCCGTCGCCACGACTACGACGTGGCAGTGTCGCGCTGGGGTGGCGATTACTTAGATCCGACCACGTTTCTCGATCTCTACGACGGACCAACTCCCAAAAACTACCCCAACTGGCTGGATCCGGTCTACCAACTCCTGCTTGCCCGGGCACGGCGCGAGGGCGACCCGGTTCGCCGCTACCGGCTACTGGCCCAGGCCGAGGCACGATTGCTTAGCGAGGCTCCCATCGCTCCACTGTTTCACACGGGCCTGGAGTACCTGCAAAAGCCCTGGCTGGTAGGCTGGGAACCGAACTTGCAGGATCTCCACCCGCTCAAGTATGTGGCTGTCGACCGGCGCTGGCGAGGGTCATAA
- a CDS encoding Rpn family recombination-promoting nuclease/putative transposase: MRTDHLFFRLFQALPETLFELIAVEPPPSSCYSFQSVEVKETALRIDGVFVPTAAGQPFYFVEVQFQKDSDIYWRLFIELLLYMRQQNLCADWRAVAIFPEQSQDVDVPESLRDLADGPRFKRVYLNTLRVTEASSLRLGLVELIAIKDEGDFIEGARQLLRRTRQQTVAEQEGIRLLGLIETVIVYKLSYSREEIEAMFGLEELKKTRYFQEVAEEARQKGLQEGRQEGRQEGELTLIVRILTKKFGTLEPEISEKLRRMTIQQLETFAEASLDFANIAQLNAWLEESGS; the protein is encoded by the coding sequence GTGCGCACGGATCATCTCTTTTTCCGTCTATTTCAAGCCCTTCCAGAAACCCTGTTCGAACTGATCGCCGTTGAGCCGCCGCCGTCGAGCTGCTACAGCTTTCAGTCTGTAGAAGTCAAGGAGACGGCCCTGCGCATCGATGGTGTGTTTGTGCCGACGGCGGCCGGCCAGCCGTTTTATTTCGTCGAAGTCCAGTTCCAGAAGGACAGCGATATCTACTGGCGTCTTTTCATCGAGCTATTATTGTATATGCGTCAACAAAATCTTTGTGCCGATTGGCGGGCGGTGGCAATCTTTCCAGAGCAGTCACAGGATGTCGACGTACCCGAGAGTCTACGGGATCTCGCGGATGGCCCGCGCTTTAAACGAGTATATTTAAATACTTTGAGGGTCACGGAGGCAAGCTCCCTGAGATTGGGATTGGTAGAATTGATAGCGATCAAAGATGAAGGCGATTTCATTGAGGGTGCCCGTCAGCTACTGCGCAGGACACGGCAGCAAACAGTTGCCGAGCAGGAGGGTATACGGCTTTTGGGGTTGATCGAAACGGTAATTGTTTACAAGCTTTCGTATAGCCGGGAGGAAATCGAAGCCATGTTTGGACTGGAAGAGTTAAAGAAAACCCGTTACTTTCAAGAGGTTGCTGAGGAGGCAAGGCAAAAGGGGCTGCAGGAAGGACGGCAGGAAGGACGGCAGGAAGGTGAGCTGACCCTGATTGTACGCATACTGACAAAGAAGTTTGGCACTCTGGAACCAGAAATCTCGGAGAAATTAAGGCGAATGACTATTCAGCAGCTGGAGACTTTTGCCGAGGCTTCTCTGGATTTTGCGAATATCGCTCAACTCAATGCCTGGTTAGAGGAAAGCGGCTCCTAA
- a CDS encoding VOC family protein, translating into MFDHISVGIRDLEVSIAFYDAALASLGCQRAFRFPKGAAYGPSGRPVFWLHYQPEAAVQAVQGNHLAFQANSRTHVDAFYRTALAAGGKDDGPPGPRPHYHPNYYAAFVIDPDGHRLEAVCHSPG; encoded by the coding sequence ATGTTCGATCACATCTCCGTCGGTATCCGGGATCTAGAGGTGAGCATTGCCTTTTACGATGCGGCACTGGCTTCTCTGGGCTGCCAGCGCGCTTTTCGCTTTCCCAAAGGAGCGGCTTACGGGCCGAGCGGACGCCCGGTTTTCTGGTTGCATTACCAACCCGAAGCGGCCGTCCAGGCTGTCCAGGGCAACCACCTGGCTTTCCAGGCCAACAGCCGCACCCACGTCGATGCCTTTTACCGGACCGCCCTGGCGGCCGGAGGCAAAGACGATGGCCCGCCGGGACCGCGCCCCCACTACCACCCCAACTACTACGCCGCCTTCGTTATCGATCCCGACGGCCACCGCCTTGAAGCGGTCTGCCACTCACCTGGCTAA
- a CDS encoding thioredoxin domain-containing protein codes for MSTPATPNRLLHEKSLYLRKHAYNPIDWLPWGPEALAKAEHEDKPLFVSIGYSSCHWCTVMENEAFSDPEIAGFMNAHFVAIKVDREERPDIDAIYMQALQLMNQQGGWPLNIFLTPGDLVPFYGGTYFPVQDRYGRPGFLRVLEAIHDYYRGQRERLGDHKERMLGALEAATRLQPLSELPPDPLRRAVPPLRALLARDGMGPSFPMIPHAGFALRMGRFLEVELAQSACERGEDLATGGIFDHVGGGFHRYTVDGTWTVPHFEKMLYDNGQIVEFLSDLWASGLHIPAFERAVEFTHRWLLREMTDGRGYFYAAQDADSEGEEGKFYVWSASELQEILSGEELAALESAFFLSAEGNFEGRTTVLQRRSGDVLAPVVETALTKLFGVRSRRVPAATDTKLIVSWNALMIAGLNRAADVFGRPEYRETAVGAARFILEHQRAPGEFYRLNYDGEPAIPAHAEDYACFIKALIDLYVSTQQGEWLEAARALQQQMDERLWDLEMGGYFSAPSGPDLLIREKDFQDSATPAANGLAAANLVRLFLLTDEPAYLEAAEALLRQFARILAEVPRAGPSLLAGYDWYRNQVLVQSDPERIAELLRGYWPTAVFKAVDVKPAVALVCEGLRCLEPIESEAQLEAQLRTSLVRAEN; via the coding sequence ATGAGTACACCGGCCACACCCAACCGCCTGCTGCACGAAAAGTCGCTGTATCTGCGCAAGCACGCCTATAACCCGATCGACTGGCTGCCCTGGGGACCGGAAGCCCTGGCAAAAGCCGAGCACGAGGACAAGCCGCTATTTGTCTCGATCGGTTATTCGAGCTGCCACTGGTGCACGGTCATGGAGAACGAGGCGTTTTCCGACCCTGAGATCGCGGGATTCATGAATGCCCACTTCGTGGCCATCAAAGTCGACCGTGAGGAGCGGCCCGACATCGATGCGATCTATATGCAGGCGCTGCAGTTGATGAACCAGCAGGGGGGCTGGCCGCTCAATATTTTTCTCACCCCCGGCGATCTGGTGCCTTTTTATGGCGGCACCTACTTTCCGGTGCAGGATCGCTACGGCCGCCCCGGCTTCTTGCGGGTGCTCGAAGCCATCCACGACTACTACCGTGGCCAGCGCGAGCGGCTGGGCGATCACAAAGAGCGGATGCTGGGCGCCCTCGAAGCGGCCACCCGCCTACAACCGCTCTCGGAACTGCCGCCGGACCCGTTGCGGCGGGCCGTTCCTCCGCTTCGCGCCCTGCTTGCCCGCGATGGGATGGGTCCGAGCTTCCCGATGATCCCCCACGCCGGGTTTGCCCTGCGCATGGGTCGCTTTCTGGAGGTGGAACTGGCCCAGAGCGCCTGCGAGCGGGGCGAAGACCTGGCCACCGGCGGCATCTTCGATCATGTCGGAGGCGGCTTTCACCGTTACACCGTGGACGGCACCTGGACGGTACCTCACTTCGAGAAGATGCTCTACGACAACGGCCAGATTGTCGAATTTTTAAGCGATTTGTGGGCCTCGGGACTGCATATTCCAGCTTTTGAGCGGGCGGTCGAGTTTACCCATCGCTGGCTCCTGCGCGAGATGACCGACGGACGCGGTTACTTTTACGCTGCTCAGGATGCCGATTCTGAGGGCGAGGAAGGCAAATTCTACGTCTGGAGTGCTTCCGAGCTGCAGGAGATATTGAGTGGCGAGGAACTGGCCGCCCTGGAATCGGCCTTTTTTCTCTCTGCCGAGGGCAACTTCGAGGGCCGCACGACCGTACTGCAGCGCCGCAGCGGCGATGTGCTCGCACCGGTGGTCGAAACTGCCCTGACAAAGCTTTTCGGGGTGCGCAGCCGCCGAGTGCCCGCCGCCACCGATACCAAGCTCATCGTCTCCTGGAACGCGCTGATGATCGCGGGGCTCAACCGTGCCGCCGACGTCTTTGGGCGGCCGGAGTACCGCGAGACGGCCGTGGGCGCCGCGCGCTTCATCCTGGAGCACCAGCGCGCGCCGGGTGAATTTTATCGCCTCAACTATGACGGCGAACCGGCCATCCCGGCTCACGCTGAAGACTACGCCTGCTTTATCAAAGCCCTGATCGATCTGTACGTGAGCACGCAGCAGGGCGAATGGCTGGAGGCGGCCCGCGCCTTGCAGCAACAGATGGACGAGCGGCTCTGGGATCTGGAAATGGGCGGTTACTTCAGCGCTCCGTCCGGTCCTGATTTGCTCATCCGCGAAAAAGACTTTCAAGACAGCGCCACCCCGGCGGCCAACGGGCTCGCCGCCGCCAACCTGGTGCGACTGTTTTTGCTCACCGACGAACCTGCTTACCTGGAGGCGGCCGAGGCGCTGCTGCGGCAATTCGCCCGCATCCTGGCTGAAGTTCCCCGCGCCGGCCCGTCGCTGTTGGCAGGTTACGACTGGTACCGCAACCAGGTGCTGGTGCAGTCCGATCCGGAGCGCATCGCCGAGTTGCTGCGCGGCTACTGGCCGACGGCCGTCTTCAAGGCGGTCGATGTCAAGCCTGCTGTCGCACTGGTGTGCGAGGGGCTGCGCTGTCTAGAGCCCATTGAAAGCGAAGCGCAACTGGAGGCCCAACTGCGTACCAGCCTCGTGCGCGCAGAGAATTAG
- the fabD gene encoding ACP S-malonyltransferase, protein MATAWIFPGQGSQVVGMADALSGHPDTAALFERASGILGWSVAAVCAGPQERLDRTLYTQPALFTVCVALAQRARKQGELGEPALVAGHSLGEYAALWAAAVFDFETGLELVAERARLMDAQQAGAMSAIVGFDRDKLEKLCAERPGVVIANDNNPMQVVISGEPERVAEVSAAIRAKRVIPLAVSGAFHSPLMAPAAAEFAAVLARAELHPAHIPVLFNADPTRPVADVASMRELLRRQIDHPVRWRETILRMADSGITELVEIGPGAVLTGLAKRTVPALALRNIEPAAALAV, encoded by the coding sequence ATGGCGACAGCCTGGATCTTTCCAGGGCAAGGTTCGCAGGTCGTTGGGATGGCCGATGCGCTGAGCGGCCATCCCGACACGGCCGCACTGTTTGAGCGGGCATCTGGGATCTTGGGCTGGTCGGTGGCGGCGGTGTGCGCCGGGCCGCAAGAGCGCCTCGACCGTACCCTCTACACCCAGCCTGCTCTATTTACCGTCTGTGTGGCCCTCGCCCAGCGCGCGCGCAAGCAGGGCGAACTTGGCGAGCCGGCGCTGGTGGCCGGCCATTCGCTGGGCGAGTACGCGGCGTTGTGGGCGGCGGCGGTCTTCGATTTTGAGACGGGTCTGGAACTGGTGGCCGAGCGCGCCCGGCTGATGGACGCCCAGCAGGCCGGGGCGATGAGCGCCATCGTCGGCTTCGATCGCGACAAACTCGAAAAGCTGTGCGCCGAGCGGCCCGGGGTGGTGATCGCCAATGACAACAACCCGATGCAGGTGGTCATCTCCGGCGAGCCGGAGCGCGTGGCGGAGGTTTCCGCGGCCATCCGGGCCAAACGGGTGATTCCGCTTGCGGTAAGCGGCGCCTTTCATTCGCCTTTGATGGCTCCGGCCGCCGCCGAATTTGCCGCCGTGCTTGCCAGGGCCGAGTTGCATCCCGCGCACATCCCGGTGCTGTTCAACGCCGATCCGACCCGGCCAGTGGCCGATGTCGCCTCGATGCGCGAGCTGCTGCGCCGGCAGATCGATCATCCGGTGCGCTGGCGCGAGACGATCTTGCGCATGGCCGATTCGGGGATCACCGAGCTGGTGGAAATCGGCCCCGGTGCGGTGCTCACGGGCCTTGCCAAGCGGACGGTGCCCGCCCTGGCGTTGCGCAACATCGAGCCTGCCGCCGCTCTGGCGGTGTAG
- a CDS encoding esterase-like activity of phytase family protein: MLLAVCVAGASAGAAGATELVGRAVLPAETYAFGPTSGQFTTGGNGIVAPYLFRQPVQGVSSVIAGPVPGTYRVLSDNGFGAKSNSADYLLRSYGLRPDFKTATGGSGRVFPVDLATGALLPAFDFPTWLQLQDPALKAGFAIVAEQATYYPTSTIPVDPGIKNNRLLTGADFDLESFRKVPDGTFWVGEEFGPFLLHFSATGELLDAPVALPNFGGLGTNPLVQSPDNPLLNGATPNLGGSRGFEGLALNASGDKLYALLEGPLTDDPDRNRLIINEFDLATKTYTGKIFFYRMENTTESGQAIGELTAINDSEFLVIERDGKQGDPNNPAFTDPAQFKRIYKINLRKLDSQGFVEKEVVVDLLNIPDPNNVGGNGTTNGAFTFPFVTIESVLPIAPRLLLVANDNNFPGSVGRTPGVADDNEFILVRLDKALRLTAR, from the coding sequence ATGCTCCTCGCGGTCTGCGTTGCAGGAGCGTCCGCTGGTGCCGCCGGAGCGACCGAACTGGTGGGCCGGGCGGTGCTGCCTGCCGAGACCTACGCCTTCGGTCCCACCTCCGGCCAGTTCACCACCGGCGGCAACGGCATCGTCGCCCCGTATCTGTTTCGCCAGCCCGTCCAGGGCGTTTCCTCGGTGATCGCAGGTCCCGTGCCGGGCACCTATCGGGTGCTCTCCGACAACGGCTTTGGCGCCAAGAGCAACTCCGCCGATTACCTGCTGCGCTCCTACGGTCTGCGGCCCGACTTCAAGACCGCCACAGGCGGCAGCGGCCGGGTTTTTCCGGTGGACCTGGCCACGGGCGCGCTGCTGCCGGCCTTTGACTTTCCCACCTGGCTGCAGCTTCAAGATCCGGCTTTGAAGGCGGGCTTCGCGATCGTGGCGGAGCAGGCCACTTACTATCCCACCAGCACCATCCCCGTCGATCCGGGTATCAAGAACAACCGGCTGTTGACCGGGGCGGATTTCGACCTTGAATCTTTCCGCAAAGTCCCAGACGGCACCTTCTGGGTGGGTGAGGAGTTCGGGCCGTTCTTACTGCACTTTTCGGCCACCGGCGAACTACTCGATGCGCCGGTAGCCCTTCCCAACTTCGGGGGCTTGGGCACCAATCCGCTGGTCCAATCGCCTGACAATCCGCTATTGAACGGGGCTACCCCCAACCTGGGCGGCTCGCGCGGCTTCGAGGGCCTCGCCCTCAACGCGAGCGGCGACAAGCTCTACGCGCTCCTCGAAGGCCCCCTGACCGATGACCCCGACCGCAACCGCCTCATCATCAACGAGTTCGACCTGGCCACCAAAACCTACACCGGCAAAATTTTCTTCTACCGCATGGAGAACACCACCGAGTCGGGCCAGGCGATCGGCGAATTGACCGCCATCAACGACAGCGAGTTTCTGGTGATCGAGCGCGACGGCAAGCAGGGAGACCCCAACAACCCCGCCTTTACCGACCCCGCCCAGTTCAAGCGCATCTACAAGATCAACCTCCGCAAACTCGACAGCCAGGGCTTCGTCGAGAAGGAAGTGGTGGTGGACCTGCTGAACATCCCCGATCCCAACAACGTCGGGGGCAACGGCACTACCAACGGCGCGTTCACCTTTCCGTTTGTGACCATCGAGAGCGTGCTGCCCATCGCCCCGCGCCTGCTGTTGGTGGCCAACGACAACAACTTCCCCGGCAGCGTCGGCCGCACGCCGGGGGTAGCCGATGACAACGAGTTCATCCTGGTGCGCCTCGACAAGGCGCTGCGCCTCACCGCGCGCTAG
- a CDS encoding malic enzyme-like NAD(P)-binding protein, with amino-acid sequence MTRITPNSSFSLTLRLHLPNQPGMLAKATAAIGEAGGNIGDIELIEQERAYTVRDLIVDATSEEHAHAIAERVSAIPELKLLQVDDRTFQIHQGGKIQIVSKIPLRTRSDLAMAYTPGVGRICMAIARNPERVYELTIKRNTVAVLTDGSAVLGLGDIGPAGALPVMEGKALLFKEFANIDAFPVCLSTQNVDEIVETAVRISTVFGGINLEDISAPRCFEVERLLQERLDIPVFHDDQHGTAIVVLAALENALKLVDKSLASVRIVINGAGAAGIAIHQLLTAAGARAIVMCDSHGIVSAGRADLNAEKRAVAVEQTGALADAMAGADVFLGVSKGGVLSRAMVQSMATDPVVFAMANPVPEILPEEAEGVVAVMATGRSDYPNQINNVLAFPGIFRGALDCRARRVNLEMKMAAARAIAALVSPDEIAPESIIPSVFDRRVVVAVSAAVQQAARATGVAR; translated from the coding sequence ATGACTCGGATCACGCCCAATTCCAGCTTCAGCCTGACCCTGCGCCTGCACCTGCCCAACCAGCCGGGGATGCTCGCCAAGGCAACCGCCGCCATCGGCGAGGCGGGCGGCAACATCGGCGACATCGAGCTGATTGAGCAGGAGCGCGCCTACACCGTGCGCGATCTCATCGTCGATGCCACCAGCGAGGAGCATGCCCACGCAATCGCCGAGCGGGTAAGCGCCATTCCCGAATTGAAGCTGCTGCAGGTGGACGACCGGACGTTTCAGATCCACCAGGGCGGCAAGATCCAGATCGTCAGCAAAATTCCGCTCAGGACGCGCTCGGATCTGGCGATGGCCTACACCCCCGGCGTCGGGCGCATTTGCATGGCGATTGCCCGCAATCCGGAGCGGGTCTATGAACTGACCATCAAGCGCAACACCGTGGCGGTCCTCACCGACGGCTCAGCGGTACTGGGGCTGGGCGACATCGGCCCGGCCGGGGCGTTGCCGGTCATGGAGGGCAAGGCGCTGTTGTTCAAAGAATTCGCCAATATCGACGCCTTTCCGGTCTGCCTGAGCACCCAGAATGTCGATGAGATTGTCGAGACCGCCGTGCGCATAAGCACTGTCTTCGGCGGCATCAACCTCGAAGACATCAGCGCCCCGCGCTGCTTCGAAGTCGAGCGCCTGCTGCAGGAGCGCCTCGACATTCCGGTCTTTCACGACGATCAGCACGGTACCGCCATCGTCGTGCTCGCCGCCCTCGAAAACGCCCTCAAGCTGGTGGACAAGTCCCTCGCATCGGTGCGGATCGTCATCAATGGGGCGGGGGCGGCGGGGATCGCCATTCACCAGTTGCTCACCGCCGCCGGGGCGCGGGCGATCGTGATGTGCGATTCCCACGGCATCGTGAGCGCCGGGCGCGCCGACTTGAACGCCGAGAAGCGTGCGGTCGCCGTCGAGCAGACCGGCGCCCTGGCCGATGCCATGGCGGGGGCGGATGTGTTTTTGGGGGTGAGCAAAGGGGGGGTGCTCAGCCGCGCGATGGTGCAGAGCATGGCGACCGACCCGGTGGTCTTCGCCATGGCCAACCCGGTGCCCGAAATCTTGCCTGAAGAAGCCGAAGGGGTGGTGGCGGTGATGGCCACCGGCCGCAGCGACTATCCCAACCAGATCAACAACGTGCTCGCTTTTCCGGGGATCTTCCGGGGTGCCCTCGACTGCCGCGCGCGCCGGGTGAATCTGGAGATGAAGATGGCCGCCGCGCGGGCGATCGCCGCCCTGGTGAGCCCCGACGAAATTGCGCCCGAATCGATTATCCCGAGCGTGTTCGACCGGCGCGTGGTTGTGGCGGTTTCGGCCGCCGTGCAGCAGGCTGCCCGCGCCACGGGCGTCGCCCGCTAA
- a CDS encoding fasciclin domain-containing protein, translated as MLRKSLLSVALGLPVLLGAFAPAAFAGDIVDTAVKAGDFKTLVTALQATGLDKTLKTKGPFTVFAPTDEAFKKLPPGTLDALLKDKAKLTKILTYHVVSGKVLSSALKPGSVKTVEGAPVKVQIEGGKVEVNEAYVTKADITADNGVIHVIDSVLLPPEGGAMKGSN; from the coding sequence ATGCTTCGTAAATCCTTGCTCAGTGTCGCACTGGGCCTGCCCGTGCTGCTCGGCGCCTTCGCCCCCGCCGCCTTTGCCGGCGATATCGTCGACACGGCTGTCAAAGCCGGCGATTTTAAGACGTTGGTGACTGCCCTGCAGGCCACCGGTCTTGACAAGACCTTGAAGACCAAAGGTCCCTTCACGGTCTTCGCACCCACCGACGAAGCCTTCAAGAAGCTGCCGCCCGGCACGCTCGATGCCCTGCTTAAAGACAAAGCCAAGCTGACGAAGATCCTCACCTACCACGTCGTCTCAGGCAAGGTGCTCTCCTCCGCCCTCAAGCCCGGCTCGGTGAAAACCGTCGAGGGCGCCCCGGTGAAGGTGCAAATCGAAGGCGGCAAAGTCGAAGTGAACGAAGCCTATGTGACCAAGGCCGACATCACCGCCGACAACGGCGTCATCCACGTCATCGACTCGGTGCTGCTGCCCCCGGAAGGCGGCGCCATGAAGGGCAGCAACTAA
- a CDS encoding TIGR02588 family protein: protein MNAPKRTLAEQVSFGLCVAILAGLVGLVIYDWIASDGKAAVLVAAPAGAVRSAAGQFYVPFAVENQGGQTAEAVRVEAELRSAEGSREVAEQEIDFLAGGETETGVFIFERDPRAGQLRLRVSGYKVP from the coding sequence GTGAATGCACCGAAGCGTACCCTGGCCGAGCAGGTCAGCTTCGGACTGTGCGTTGCCATCCTCGCCGGGCTGGTGGGATTGGTCATCTATGACTGGATTGCCTCGGACGGCAAAGCGGCGGTCCTCGTGGCGGCCCCCGCCGGGGCGGTGCGCTCCGCCGCCGGACAGTTTTACGTGCCCTTCGCAGTCGAAAATCAAGGCGGCCAGACGGCGGAAGCGGTGCGCGTAGAGGCCGAACTGCGCTCGGCGGAAGGCAGCCGTGAAGTTGCCGAGCAAGAAATCGACTTTTTGGCCGGCGGCGAAACAGAAACCGGCGTCTTCATCTTCGAGCGCGACCCCAGAGCGGGGCAACTTCGCCTGCGCGTCTCGGGCTACAAAGTGCCTTGA
- a CDS encoding TIGR02587 family membrane protein: MGALVVLYFRGALHELTAVLDNLQAWKRELGDVIRGTCGGFLFGIPLLYTMEVWWIGAWIGPPRLLVALALTFVVVFLLNRTAGFRSTRDVRVEDALRDSIEAMALGAICTLLMLVLLREITPQTALGEALGKVVFESVPFTIGIALANLLLRTDSDESASQAPNQDNQSPGTQDALNGTLTDLGFTAIGAVFIAFNIAPTDEISMLAAATSPPWLLLIVLASLLISYGIVFEADFADQKKRARQQGLFQQPLSETVFSYLVSLAIAAAMLWFFDRLVFDDPWQVWLSHTLLLGLPATIGGAAGRLVV, translated from the coding sequence ATGGGCGCGCTCGTTGTTCTCTACTTTAGAGGGGCGCTCCACGAGTTGACGGCAGTATTGGACAACCTTCAGGCGTGGAAACGGGAACTCGGCGACGTTATCCGTGGAACGTGCGGCGGTTTTTTGTTCGGCATCCCGCTGCTTTACACTATGGAAGTCTGGTGGATCGGCGCCTGGATCGGCCCGCCCCGTCTGTTGGTGGCCTTGGCGCTCACCTTTGTCGTGGTCTTCCTGCTCAATCGCACCGCCGGCTTTCGCTCCACCAGGGACGTGCGCGTCGAGGACGCCCTGCGCGACAGCATCGAAGCGATGGCCCTGGGAGCAATCTGCACCCTGCTGATGCTGGTGCTCCTGCGCGAGATCACCCCGCAGACGGCCCTGGGAGAAGCCCTGGGCAAAGTCGTCTTCGAGAGTGTCCCGTTTACGATTGGCATCGCACTGGCCAATTTGCTGCTGCGCACCGACAGCGACGAGAGTGCCAGTCAAGCTCCCAACCAGGATAATCAGTCCCCCGGTACCCAGGACGCCCTGAACGGCACCCTCACCGATCTCGGTTTTACGGCCATCGGCGCGGTGTTCATCGCCTTCAACATCGCCCCGACCGACGAGATCTCGATGCTGGCCGCCGCCACCTCGCCACCCTGGCTGTTGCTGATCGTCCTGGCTTCGCTTTTGATTTCCTATGGAATCGTCTTCGAGGCCGACTTTGCCGATCAAAAAAAGCGCGCCCGTCAGCAGGGTTTATTCCAGCAGCCCCTCAGCGAGACGGTATTTTCTTATCTGGTTTCGCTGGCGATCGCTGCTGCAATGTTGTGGTTCTTTGACCGACTGGTCTTCGACGACCCGTGGCAGGTGTGGCTGAGCCACACGCTGCTTCTGGGGCTACCCGCCACGATCGGCGGCGCCGCCGGAAGGCTGGTGGTGTGA